The Streptomyces sp. GSL17-111 region CGCTGTGAGGACGGGGCAGGGGCATGACCTGGCGCGGGCCGATGCCGCGCGTCAGCGGCCCGGGGAGGACTGGAGATTAGGCCCTCACGTCCTCCCCGGGCTGAGCACCACACCGCCACTCAACGGAGAGAGGACGAGTGCATGCCCGTGCAGTATGACCCCACCGACCCGAGTCCCGACACCGACGCTCCCACGCCGCCCCCGGAGAACCCTGACTGCGGAGGGGGCGACGGTTGCGGCCGTCAATGACCGCGTGCCGTAAGTAGCACTGTGCCCGGCACCCTGGAGACGAGGGGTGCCGGGCTCTCTCGTGGAGGACCCATGGCAGACATCCACTGGCACGCGTACGCGTGGACCGGACACGAGCGGCCCCCGGACAGCGAGACCCGTGACGTCAACGCCGCTGTCATGCCGAACGACTTGAACGACTGGTTCCGCAAGCCGGCGTCCTTGTACCACGGGGTGTTCGTCGACGTCGACACGGCCTACCGGTGGCTCGCCGACGAGGTGACGCCGTTCACGGAGACGCCCGGCGGGCTGCCCGTGTCGGCGCACCTGGCGCACGCGTGCGACTGCCTGGAGCGTCGGGCGGACGTCTACGTCGGGTACTACGCGGCTCCCGGGCGGCTCGTCGTGCGGACGTTGCTGACGTGCCCGAGGGCGGGCGTGGTGTGCCCTGAGAGGCCGTAACCCCAGCCCCCGCCGCTGCCACGGGCCACTCCGCCGGACGGTCTCCGTCAGCCCCGCCCCCTCCGACCACCGGCCCAGCGGTTGATCCGTTGCGTTGCCTCGCTGAGGGGGGCGGGAGGCACGTGGCCGATAAACGCTGTACTCGTTGGGCCCTCAGGGCCGACACCGAGTAGTGCCAGGTCAAAAGGTGTTTGTGCCCCCGGTAGGACTCGAACCTACGGCCAAGTGCTTAGAAGGCACCTGCTCTATCCACTGAGCTACGGGGGCTCGTCATGGTCACGCGTCGGGTGGAGCCCCCGGGACCTTGCTCGCACAAGGATAGGGGTGCCCTTGGCGGCTCCTGGATGCTTCACGCGCGCGCCACGGTGTGGAGGTTCCGTGAAGCGCTCCGATAATCGCAGGCGGGTGCGATTCGTGCATCGGTTTGTGCGGCGGGTGCGGCGGGTGTTGTGCACTCGTTATGCCTCGGGGCGGACGTCCGGCTCGTTCCGCATGGGTCAATATGGGTCATTACCCTTCAAATAGGCTTCAAAAAACTGTCGCATTTGGGCATTCTTCGTCTTGTGGCGATCTTGGAAGCACGGACCGAACTGCTTGACGCGCTCGTGATGCTTCGCGAGCGGGTGGCCGCCGTACGCCTGGCGCTGCCGCTGCCCGGGGCCGAGCGGGCGCGTCAGTCCCGGGCCGAACTGCTGGCCCAGCTCGACGACTACCTGGTGCCGAGGCTGCGCGCGCCCGAGGCACCGCTGCTCGCGGTCGTCGGCGGGTCGACCGGCGTGGGCAAGTCGACGCTGGTCAACTCCCTCATCGGACGCCGCGTCAGCGAGGCGGGCGTCCTGCGGCCGACCACCCGGACCCCGGTCCTCGTCTGCCACCCCGACGACCGCGCGTGGTTCGCCGACGCGCGCGTGCTGCCCGGGATGGCCCGGGCGGCGGCCCCCCAGGACGGCGACGAGCCGCCCGCCGAGGCCGGGACGCTGCTGCTCGAGTGCAGCCGCTCCCTGCCCGCCGGGCTGGCCCTGCTCGACGCCCCGGACGTCGACTCGCTCGTCGCCGCCAACCGCGACCTCGCCGCCGAACTCCTCTGCGCGGCCGACGTGTGGATCCTGGTCACCACGGCCACCCGCTACGCCGACGCCGTCCCCTGGCACCTGCTGCGCGCGGCCAAGGAGTACGACGTCACCCTCGCCACCGTGCTCGACCGGGTGCCGCACCAGATCGCCGTCGACGTCGCGCGGCAGTACGCGGCGCTCCTGGAGCGGGCCGGCCTCGGAGACGTCCCGCGCTTCACGATCCCCGAGCTGCCCGAGTCGGCCGGGGGCGGGCGCGGACTGCTGCCGGCCACCGCCGTCGAGCCGCTCCGGGCCTGGCTGGCCCACCGTGCGCAGGACGCCTCCGCGCGCGGCCGGGCGGCCTACCGCACGGCCTGGGGCGCCCTGGACTCGCTGCGCACCCGCGTCCCCGAGCTGGCCGCCGCCTCCGCCGCCCAGCACGCCGCCGCCGTGCGGCTCGCCCAGCACGTCGAGGACGCCTACGACGCGGCCGGGGAACGGGTACGGCGTCAGCTCACGCGGGGCGAGCTGCTGGCGGGCGACGCCGTCGCCCACTGGCGGGGCTTCCCCACGGACAGCAGCGGTGACGAACTGCTCGACGCCTGTGCCGAGGGGCTGTCCGCGCTGCTGGCC contains the following coding sequences:
- a CDS encoding ATP-binding protein, whose amino-acid sequence is MEARTELLDALVMLRERVAAVRLALPLPGAERARQSRAELLAQLDDYLVPRLRAPEAPLLAVVGGSTGVGKSTLVNSLIGRRVSEAGVLRPTTRTPVLVCHPDDRAWFADARVLPGMARAAAPQDGDEPPAEAGTLLLECSRSLPAGLALLDAPDVDSLVAANRDLAAELLCAADVWILVTTATRYADAVPWHLLRAAKEYDVTLATVLDRVPHQIAVDVARQYAALLERAGLGDVPRFTIPELPESAGGGRGLLPATAVEPLRAWLAHRAQDASARGRAAYRTAWGALDSLRTRVPELAAASAAQHAAAVRLAQHVEDAYDAAGERVRRQLTRGELLAGDAVAHWRGFPTDSSGDELLDACAEGLSALLAGAVGGAEEQIARAWRAEPGAGGVPVAVTEGGATAADRTGLVVRHWRRCLEELADEAFRAAGGGSCTVEEVAALLAAALLGGARAQAAEEALHKIIGVPGTIRLRERGARLLETSVHRALRGERERRLAPLEELDAGPEQQVELIAALSVLQKEQKER